The following proteins are co-located in the Nocardia sp. XZ_19_385 genome:
- a CDS encoding cytochrome P450 codes for MASSRLPSPPEAAPWAIGPSTAVRGPRFPMYSDEFAADPHGSYRELRRTYGSLAPVELAPGVPATLVIGYHEAVRILNDPDHFPADPRAWQDTIPDDCPVKPMMMWYPNVLRNSGVTHLRYRQANVSAIEGVDLHSLHAIVERDAIPLINTFCESGEADLVTQYAFPLVFAGLNQMLGCPADIGQRVATGMAMLFDSVDDNAVHGMTMLSAALMDLIALKRREPGDDMVTRLLQHNAGLDDTEMLYNIISIYGAGIEPQQNLIINTLRLILTDDRFAGDVLGGSLSTRDALDEVLFNDPPMANFAISYPRQPIPIGDVWLPANQPVMISFAGCNNDPAISGGERIGNRSHLAWSIGPHACPAKSVASLVAQEAVDQLLDALPELRLAVRADELSWRPGPFHRALAALPVAFPASPPLNVM; via the coding sequence TTGGCCAGCTCGCGCCTACCCAGCCCGCCGGAGGCCGCCCCTTGGGCGATCGGTCCGTCCACCGCCGTGCGGGGACCGCGGTTCCCGATGTATTCCGACGAGTTCGCCGCCGATCCGCACGGTAGCTACCGCGAATTGCGCCGTACCTACGGCTCTTTGGCGCCGGTGGAGCTGGCGCCAGGGGTGCCGGCGACCCTTGTGATCGGCTATCACGAGGCGGTGCGGATCCTGAACGACCCGGACCATTTCCCGGCCGATCCGCGGGCCTGGCAGGACACGATTCCCGACGACTGCCCGGTGAAGCCGATGATGATGTGGTACCCGAATGTGTTGCGCAACAGCGGTGTCACGCACCTGCGCTACCGGCAGGCCAACGTCAGCGCGATCGAGGGCGTCGACCTGCACAGTCTGCACGCCATCGTCGAACGCGATGCCATCCCGCTGATCAACACCTTCTGCGAAAGCGGCGAGGCGGACCTGGTCACCCAATACGCCTTCCCGCTGGTCTTCGCCGGACTCAACCAAATGCTGGGCTGCCCAGCGGATATCGGGCAGCGGGTCGCCACGGGCATGGCCATGCTGTTCGACTCGGTCGACGACAACGCCGTCCACGGCATGACCATGCTCAGCGCCGCCCTGATGGACTTGATCGCGCTGAAGCGCCGCGAACCCGGCGACGACATGGTGACCCGTCTGCTGCAGCACAACGCCGGGCTCGACGACACCGAGATGCTCTACAACATCATCAGCATCTACGGCGCGGGGATCGAACCGCAGCAGAACCTCATCATCAACACGCTCCGGTTGATCCTCACCGACGACCGGTTCGCCGGCGACGTGCTCGGTGGCAGTCTGTCCACCCGGGACGCTCTGGACGAGGTGCTGTTCAACGACCCGCCGATGGCGAACTTCGCCATCTCCTATCCGCGCCAGCCGATTCCGATCGGCGATGTGTGGCTGCCCGCGAATCAACCGGTCATGATCAGCTTCGCCGGGTGCAACAACGACCCCGCGATCAGCGGCGGCGAACGCATCGGCAACCGCTCGCATCTGGCGTGGAGCATCGGACCGCACGCCTGCCCCGCCAAGTCGGTGGCCTCACTGGTCGCGCAGGAGGCTGTCGATCAGTTGCTCGATGCGCTCCCTGAGTTGCGTTTGGCTGTTCGAGCAGATGAACTGTCTTGGCGCCCTGGGCCTTTCCATCGGGCGCTGGCGGCGCTGCCGGTGGCCTTCCCGGCCAGCCCGCCATTGAATGTGATGTAG
- a CDS encoding KasA/KasB family beta-ketoacyl-ACP synthase: MPHPTPPPARTVVVTAVEISTSLGPDTESTWNALLSGSSGIRALNDPNLLRYELPVTIGGKLVHDPTDDVDRIKKRRMCYVQQMSYAMGKRLWDNAGRPEVDPDRLGVCIGTGIGGPDAIVAANDAMREHGYRKMSPFAVPMSMPNGVSVVTALEIGARAFAVTPVSACASGCEALVHAWRAITLGEADMVVAGGVEGYIHPMPLAGFSMVRASSTRTGEPERASRPFERDRDGFVFGEAAALLLLETEEHARARGAKPLARLLGTGLTTDGFHLVAPDPEGTGNARAMRRAIETAGVTRQDVDHVNAHATGTTIGDLAEAKGIAAAIGTHPAVYAPKSALGHSVGAVGALEAVLSVLTLRDQVIPPTLNLDNQDPEIDLDIVHDKPRHTNIEFAMNNSFGFGGHNAAVLFGRY; this comes from the coding sequence GTGCCCCACCCGACGCCACCGCCTGCCCGCACTGTCGTCGTGACCGCGGTGGAGATCTCCACCTCGCTCGGCCCCGACACCGAAAGCACCTGGAATGCCCTGCTTTCCGGATCCAGCGGAATTCGGGCTTTGAACGACCCGAACCTGCTGCGCTACGAACTGCCGGTCACCATCGGCGGCAAGCTCGTCCACGATCCGACCGATGACGTGGACCGGATCAAGAAGCGCCGCATGTGTTACGTGCAGCAGATGTCCTATGCCATGGGAAAACGGCTGTGGGACAACGCGGGACGGCCCGAGGTCGACCCCGACCGGCTGGGCGTGTGCATCGGCACCGGCATCGGCGGCCCCGACGCCATCGTGGCCGCCAACGACGCCATGCGCGAGCACGGATATCGCAAGATGTCGCCGTTCGCGGTACCGATGAGCATGCCCAACGGGGTCTCGGTGGTAACCGCGCTCGAGATCGGCGCCCGGGCCTTCGCGGTCACACCGGTGTCCGCCTGTGCGTCGGGATGTGAAGCGCTGGTTCATGCCTGGCGTGCGATCACCCTGGGCGAGGCCGACATGGTGGTGGCCGGCGGCGTCGAGGGCTACATCCATCCCATGCCGCTGGCCGGATTCTCCATGGTCCGGGCGTCGAGCACGCGCACCGGCGAGCCCGAGCGCGCATCCCGGCCCTTCGAGCGGGACCGCGACGGCTTCGTCTTCGGGGAGGCCGCTGCGCTGCTGCTGCTCGAAACCGAGGAGCACGCTCGTGCCCGCGGGGCGAAACCCCTGGCGCGGCTGCTGGGCACGGGCCTCACCACCGACGGCTTCCATCTCGTCGCACCCGATCCCGAGGGCACCGGCAACGCCCGCGCCATGCGCCGCGCCATCGAAACCGCCGGTGTCACAAGGCAAGACGTCGACCACGTGAACGCGCACGCCACCGGGACGACCATCGGCGACTTGGCCGAGGCCAAAGGCATCGCCGCCGCGATCGGCACCCATCCCGCGGTGTACGCGCCGAAATCGGCCCTGGGGCATTCTGTCGGCGCGGTCGGCGCGCTGGAGGCGGTGCTGTCGGTGCTCACGCTGCGGGACCAGGTGATCCCGCCGACCCTGAACCTGGACAACCAAGATCCGGAGATCGACCTCGACATCGTGCACGACAAGCCGCGGCATACGAATATCGAGTTCGCGATGAACAATTCGTTCGGGTTCGGCGGGCACAATGCCGCGGTGCTGTTCGGCCGGTACTGA
- a CDS encoding class I SAM-dependent methyltransferase translates to MVSSLSALSEEAFGRRLRRWSGEWGKLAALPWAKSTPERVGRLYDIVGTQNLFGEESLFINLGYWRDDPATLDEASADLARLVGREAALGANDVQVDVGFGYGDQDFLWAREFGPRRIIGVNVAEEQIDIARQRAASLGLDKVIEYVHGSADALPIDSGSATKVTALESAFHFPSYPRFFGEAHRVLAPGGRLVTADIVPRVLPGTARLSWAGRDAYDARRYRKALLEAGFDTADVYSIRRHVYRPLARYLSVRLRERDMRRVNPVLRLAFSRTGVNLWGPWADYIIAVATKAR, encoded by the coding sequence ATGGTGAGCTCCTTGTCAGCGTTATCCGAGGAGGCATTCGGCCGCCGGCTGCGCCGCTGGTCGGGGGAGTGGGGCAAGCTGGCCGCGCTGCCATGGGCGAAGTCGACGCCGGAGCGGGTGGGCCGGCTCTACGACATCGTCGGGACCCAGAACCTCTTCGGCGAGGAGTCGCTGTTCATCAATCTCGGCTACTGGCGCGATGATCCGGCCACCTTGGACGAGGCGAGCGCGGATCTGGCCCGGCTGGTCGGACGGGAAGCCGCGCTCGGTGCGAATGACGTCCAGGTCGACGTCGGCTTCGGATACGGCGACCAGGATTTCCTGTGGGCGCGCGAATTCGGCCCGCGCCGGATCATCGGCGTGAACGTAGCCGAGGAACAGATCGATATCGCCCGCCAACGGGCCGCCAGCCTGGGTCTGGACAAGGTGATCGAGTACGTCCACGGCTCGGCCGACGCGTTGCCGATCGACAGCGGTTCGGCGACCAAGGTCACGGCCCTCGAGTCGGCCTTCCATTTCCCGTCCTACCCGCGCTTCTTCGGCGAGGCGCATCGCGTGCTGGCGCCGGGTGGCCGGTTGGTGACCGCCGACATCGTGCCGCGGGTGCTGCCGGGAACCGCGCGGCTGTCCTGGGCCGGACGCGACGCCTACGATGCCCGGCGCTACCGAAAGGCGTTGCTGGAAGCTGGTTTCGACACCGCCGACGTCTATTCCATCCGACGTCACGTCTACCGCCCGCTGGCCCGCTACCTGAGCGTGCGCCTGCGGGAACGGGACATGCGGCGCGTCAATCCGGTACTGCGCCTGGCCTTCAGCCGCACCGGCGTCAACCTGTGGGGCCCCTGGGCGGACTACATCATCGCGGTCGCGACCAAGGCCCGCTAG
- a CDS encoding putative immunity protein, with translation MNAADENLTIELSMAELREVTRYAVACAEPVLAIFERDCPEDTRPRAVLDEARKFAAGGKRTKALRVTAFDAHRAAKAAAETGHSAAADAARAAGNAGAAAYLHPLAKATQGGHILMSAAHAARALELDADNDHDIAAAYVEKATGLATPIVVSVLTRYPKAPDGSGRVGELWRELDAALRQSATSDR, from the coding sequence ATGAACGCGGCTGACGAGAACCTGACGATCGAACTCAGCATGGCCGAATTGCGGGAGGTCACCCGCTATGCCGTGGCCTGCGCCGAGCCAGTTCTGGCAATTTTCGAACGGGACTGCCCCGAGGACACGCGTCCGCGGGCCGTACTCGACGAGGCGCGAAAGTTCGCCGCTGGAGGCAAGCGCACAAAGGCGCTCCGAGTGACCGCGTTCGATGCGCACCGGGCCGCGAAAGCAGCTGCGGAGACGGGACATTCAGCCGCAGCCGACGCAGCACGCGCCGCCGGCAATGCGGGAGCGGCCGCGTACCTGCACCCACTGGCGAAAGCGACCCAGGGCGGCCACATCCTCATGTCGGCTGCCCACGCCGCCCGCGCACTCGAACTCGATGCCGACAACGACCACGACATCGCCGCCGCCTACGTCGAGAAGGCAACAGGCCTGGCCACCCCCATCGTGGTCAGCGTCCTGACGCGTTACCCGAAGGCCCCTGACGGTAGCGGCCGCGTCGGAGAGCTCTGGCGGGAACTCGACGCCGCATTGCGACAGTCAGCGACCAGCGACCGATAG
- a CDS encoding ESX secretion-associated protein EspG: MTGTWELTPIEFWVAWEALGRDRMPFPLTFAAEVETQVEFDIQRKAAAESLMRTMGDDDSLYTALHALAHADVRIELFGYRHDGRDRMVRACAAIESGNGAVVAQKPGAAFGVGGNIRVDLRPAQAVVQRLLTVLPDTAPGSGPSINIHRDELHRPKRINSYRLSPSEQAVRQLKRPFRTYAELRVATGPSLNGWEEGGTQIYVIDYRDDGRYLIREDERIQAIPATADRLRTEITRLMDQASTTARETAWQH, translated from the coding sequence GTGACCGGAACCTGGGAATTGACCCCGATCGAATTCTGGGTCGCCTGGGAGGCACTCGGCCGCGACCGCATGCCCTTCCCGCTCACCTTCGCCGCGGAGGTGGAAACGCAGGTCGAGTTCGACATCCAGCGCAAGGCGGCCGCAGAATCGCTGATGCGCACCATGGGTGACGACGATTCGCTCTACACCGCCCTGCACGCGTTGGCGCACGCCGATGTGCGGATCGAACTGTTCGGCTACCGCCACGACGGCCGCGACCGCATGGTCCGCGCCTGTGCCGCAATCGAATCCGGCAACGGCGCGGTCGTCGCCCAGAAGCCGGGCGCGGCTTTCGGTGTCGGCGGCAACATCCGCGTCGACCTGCGCCCCGCGCAAGCGGTGGTGCAGCGCCTGCTCACCGTCCTCCCCGACACGGCGCCGGGTTCCGGCCCCAGCATCAACATCCACCGCGACGAACTGCACCGCCCCAAACGCATCAACTCCTACCGTCTCTCCCCTTCGGAACAGGCTGTCCGCCAACTCAAACGCCCCTTCCGCACCTACGCCGAATTGCGCGTGGCCACCGGCCCCTCCCTCAACGGCTGGGAGGAAGGCGGCACCCAGATCTACGTGATCGACTACCGCGACGACGGCCGCTACCTCATCCGGGAAGACGAACGCATCCAAGCAATCCCAGCCACCGCCGACCGCCTCCGCACCGAAATCACCCGCCTCATGGACCAGGCATCCACCACCGCCCGCGAAACCGCCTGGCAGCACTGA
- a CDS encoding DUF3558 domain-containing protein: MISPEAGPWLPASLAGKIPSRAGGFMRVMAAVAGACAVLVVAGCSSTVGGSGGPETSQTPSSAKLTKDQLWDPCSLPDSVIAATGADPGTKNTNPIFRERADWKLCRWTAKGSDGPSGHFMLVSSTTNTLDDFRRNTYFHDFRDVKVKGRDALQFYLGSAKPSKQCELAFDTSQGVISVNIDKFIDSETATDPCAMAVPAAEKIVDSLPR; encoded by the coding sequence ATGATCTCTCCCGAAGCAGGGCCATGGCTACCTGCTAGTCTCGCGGGGAAGATTCCATCGAGGGCCGGGGGTTTCATGCGAGTAATGGCGGCTGTGGCGGGGGCGTGCGCGGTGCTTGTGGTTGCGGGGTGCTCGAGTACCGTCGGAGGTTCGGGGGGACCGGAGACGAGTCAGACGCCTAGTAGTGCGAAGTTGACCAAGGATCAGCTGTGGGATCCGTGCAGTCTTCCGGACTCGGTGATCGCGGCTACGGGTGCGGACCCTGGCACCAAGAACACCAACCCAATTTTTCGCGAGCGGGCGGATTGGAAGTTGTGTCGATGGACCGCGAAGGGGTCAGACGGACCTTCGGGTCATTTCATGTTGGTGTCGTCGACTACCAATACTTTGGACGATTTTCGTCGCAACACCTATTTCCACGACTTTCGAGATGTCAAAGTCAAGGGCAGGGACGCGCTCCAGTTCTACCTAGGATCGGCTAAACCGTCCAAGCAGTGCGAGTTGGCATTCGACACCAGTCAAGGTGTTATCTCTGTCAACATCGACAAGTTCATCGATAGTGAGACCGCGACCGATCCGTGTGCGATGGCTGTCCCGGCTGCGGAGAAGATCGTGGACTCTCTCCCGCGTTGA
- a CDS encoding APC family permease: MAVVLKRAVTTPLLYFFILGDILGAGVYVLVGSVAGESGGAVWLPLLIALGLATLTAGSYAELATKYPRAGGSAHYVTQAFGPAAGSFIGFCMLAAGVVSVGALARGFAGDYLQALVSLPTLIVVVVFLVLLAALNIRGIKESLGANVAATLVELSGLLLIIGLGAWVMLRGDANLDRLTEVGTAEHGAVGAVLAGTVLAFYSFVGFETSVNLAEEVKDPRRSYPTALFGALLTAGVVYVLIGVVASASVPTDQLAESSGPLLEVVRVAGGIPDWLFSVIALVAVANGALLTGIMSSRLAYGMANDGLLPPVLARILPSRRTPWVAIIATSALSLILALTGEVESLAATLVLLLLFVFTSVNAAVLVLRRDEGKPDHFRIPTVIPWLGLASCLFLFTRIEGEVWVRGLILVALGAVLAVVNAVRSKRSETGKPNQQRRIPMADPEETNEEEAKEPRGGRPGPSDQGGEGGMATREVAPELAETEGAQEPPD; encoded by the coding sequence ATGGCGGTCGTGTTGAAGCGTGCGGTGACCACCCCGCTGCTGTATTTCTTCATCCTCGGGGACATTCTGGGCGCGGGTGTGTACGTGCTGGTCGGGTCGGTTGCGGGTGAGTCGGGCGGTGCGGTCTGGCTGCCGCTGTTGATCGCGCTGGGGCTGGCCACGCTCACCGCCGGGTCGTATGCCGAGCTGGCCACCAAATATCCGCGCGCCGGCGGGTCCGCCCATTACGTCACGCAGGCGTTCGGTCCGGCGGCCGGTTCGTTCATCGGGTTCTGCATGCTCGCCGCGGGTGTCGTGTCGGTGGGCGCGCTGGCCAGGGGGTTTGCCGGGGACTATCTTCAGGCGCTGGTTTCGTTGCCGACCTTGATCGTCGTCGTGGTCTTCCTGGTGTTGCTCGCCGCGCTCAATATTCGTGGAATCAAGGAGTCGCTGGGCGCGAATGTGGCCGCCACGCTCGTCGAGCTCAGCGGTCTGCTGCTGATCATCGGCCTGGGCGCCTGGGTCATGTTGCGCGGTGACGCGAACCTGGACCGTCTCACCGAGGTGGGCACCGCGGAGCACGGCGCGGTCGGCGCGGTGCTGGCCGGCACGGTGCTGGCCTTCTACTCCTTCGTCGGGTTCGAGACCTCGGTGAATCTGGCCGAGGAGGTCAAGGATCCGCGGCGCTCGTATCCGACGGCATTGTTCGGGGCGCTGCTCACGGCCGGGGTGGTCTATGTGCTGATCGGTGTGGTCGCCAGCGCCTCCGTCCCCACTGACCAGTTGGCCGAATCCAGTGGCCCGTTGCTGGAGGTCGTGCGCGTTGCCGGTGGCATCCCCGACTGGCTGTTCAGCGTGATCGCCTTGGTCGCCGTGGCCAATGGTGCGCTGCTCACCGGGATCATGTCGTCGCGGCTGGCTTACGGGATGGCCAACGACGGACTGCTGCCCCCGGTGCTCGCGCGGATCCTGCCGAGCAGGCGCACGCCGTGGGTGGCGATTATCGCGACCTCGGCGCTATCCCTGATCTTGGCGCTGACCGGCGAAGTCGAGTCGCTGGCCGCCACTTTGGTGTTGTTGCTCTTGTTCGTCTTCACGAGCGTCAACGCGGCCGTGCTGGTGCTGCGCCGGGACGAGGGCAAGCCCGACCACTTCCGGATTCCGACCGTCATACCCTGGCTGGGCTTGGCGTCGTGCCTGTTCCTGTTCACCCGGATCGAAGGCGAGGTCTGGGTGCGCGGACTCATCCTGGTCGCGTTGGGCGCAGTGCTCGCGGTGGTGAACGCGGTCCGATCGAAACGATCCGAAACGGGTAAACCGAACCAACAGAGGAGGATTCCCATGGCAGACCCTGAAGAGACCAACGAAGAAGAAGCCAAAGAACCCAGGGGTGGCCGGCCAGGCCCCAGCGATCAGGGTGGCGAGGGCGGCATGGCCACGCGTGAGGTCGCCCCGGAACTCGCCGAAACCGAAGGCGCGCAAGAACCGCCCGACTGA
- a CDS encoding acyl-CoA carboxylase subunit beta: protein MVGTQAKLDELEKILAIAAEPAGEAGIAKRAKKGIPSVRERVHMLLDRGTFIETGAFARQPGQSDALYGDGLVTGRGSIGGRPVVVIAHDQTVYGGSVGITSARKFMRALQLAFDNACPVVTINDSGGARIQDAVGSIASFGDISRVLEKLSGYVPQVSIILGKCAAGSVYGPINTDVLIGTPDSYMFVTGPEVIKAVNGEDISAEALGGAEVQAKRGTLHHVAESEQAAYDWARQYLSYMPTSCLEQPPVVNPGLEPEITAYDRELEKIIPDSDRTGYDMHEILLRIFDDGEFHEVRAAFAPNLITGFARVDGCPVGVIANQPLVLGGSIDAACSDKSTYFIRLCDAFNIPLVFVVDTPGVLPGLEQEANGVIIRGGRVPRAIIEATVPIINLVVRKSYGGAYGMMAARQVGADISFAWPTARIAVIGAESAVDLIGKRQLAAVPEEQRAAAREFMVNHYNETIATPWIAAERGYIDAVIEPASTRLEIRHALRLLRDKQPTKPEFNPRKHSVYPM, encoded by the coding sequence GTGGTTGGGACCCAGGCGAAGCTGGACGAGCTGGAGAAGATCCTGGCGATCGCCGCGGAACCGGCAGGTGAGGCCGGTATCGCCAAGCGGGCGAAGAAGGGCATTCCGAGTGTTCGCGAGCGGGTGCACATGCTGCTCGATCGCGGGACGTTCATCGAAACCGGCGCGTTCGCGCGGCAGCCGGGGCAATCGGATGCGCTCTACGGTGACGGGCTGGTCACCGGGCGCGGGTCGATCGGTGGTCGTCCGGTGGTGGTGATCGCCCACGATCAGACCGTGTACGGCGGGTCGGTCGGCATCACCTCCGCGCGCAAGTTCATGCGGGCGTTGCAGCTCGCGTTCGACAACGCGTGCCCGGTGGTGACGATCAACGACTCCGGGGGTGCGCGGATCCAGGACGCGGTCGGCTCGATCGCGTCGTTCGGCGATATTTCCCGGGTGCTGGAGAAGCTGTCCGGGTATGTGCCGCAGGTGTCGATCATTCTCGGAAAGTGCGCGGCGGGTTCGGTGTACGGGCCGATCAACACCGACGTGCTCATCGGCACTCCGGATTCCTACATGTTCGTCACCGGGCCGGAGGTGATCAAAGCCGTCAACGGTGAGGACATCAGCGCCGAGGCGCTCGGTGGCGCCGAGGTGCAGGCCAAGCGCGGCACCCTGCATCACGTGGCCGAGTCCGAGCAGGCTGCCTACGACTGGGCGCGGCAGTATCTGAGCTACATGCCGACGAGTTGTCTCGAGCAGCCGCCGGTCGTCAATCCCGGCCTGGAGCCGGAGATCACGGCTTATGACCGCGAGCTCGAGAAGATCATCCCGGATTCCGATCGCACCGGGTACGACATGCACGAGATCCTGCTGCGGATCTTCGACGACGGTGAATTCCACGAGGTCCGTGCGGCTTTCGCGCCGAACCTGATCACCGGGTTCGCCCGGGTCGACGGCTGTCCGGTCGGGGTGATCGCCAATCAGCCGCTGGTGCTGGGTGGTTCGATCGATGCCGCCTGCTCGGACAAGTCGACCTACTTCATCCGGTTGTGCGACGCGTTCAATATTCCGCTGGTGTTCGTGGTCGACACCCCGGGCGTGCTGCCGGGTCTGGAGCAGGAAGCCAACGGTGTGATCATCCGCGGCGGCCGGGTGCCGCGCGCGATCATCGAGGCGACGGTGCCGATCATCAATCTCGTGGTGCGCAAGTCCTACGGTGGCGCCTACGGCATGATGGCGGCCCGGCAGGTCGGCGCCGATATCAGTTTCGCGTGGCCGACGGCCCGGATCGCGGTGATCGGCGCCGAGAGTGCGGTCGATCTGATCGGTAAGCGGCAACTGGCGGCGGTGCCGGAGGAGCAGCGGGCGGCGGCGCGCGAGTTCATGGTCAATCACTACAACGAGACGATCGCCACTCCGTGGATCGCGGCCGAGCGCGGGTACATCGACGCGGTCATCGAACCGGCGTCCACCCGGCTGGAGATCCGGCATGCGCTGCGGCTGTTGCGCGACAAGCAGCCGACCAAGCCGGAGTTCAATCCGCGCAAGCATTCGGTGTATCCGATGTAG
- a CDS encoding deoxyribodipyrimidine photo-lyase, giving the protein MTVSIALFTRDLRLRDNPVLTSAAREATEVVPLFVLDEDIVRRTRHAPNRLRFLLAALTELDTELRARGGRLVLRRGRTVDVVEQVATEVGATAVHIAEDVSRYSQSRENALWERLSQGGFKVRTHAASITAVDPADVKPDTGRGHYAVFTPYFRKWLETPMRRPLPAPDRLVVPAIASDPIPDPGDLCEAPGSPGLQVGGEITGRKLLAHWLSGPVLYYAERKDSLAITGTSGLSPYLHFGCLSAAEVVYRTDAATSGGHAFVRQVAWRDFHHQVLGDRPEVATHDYRSENRSWVHEPDGLAAWQAGRTGYPVVDAAMRQLTEEGWMPGRARMIAASFLSKTLKVDWRLGAEHFERWLVDADIANNRLNWQWVAGTGTDTRSSRVLNPLRQADRYDPDGVYARRWLPELAHLHGGEVHRPWRADVPGSVYPAPIVEFRGM; this is encoded by the coding sequence ATGACGGTCTCTATCGCGCTGTTCACCCGTGACTTGCGCCTGCGGGACAATCCCGTGCTCACCTCCGCCGCCCGCGAGGCGACGGAGGTGGTGCCGCTGTTCGTCCTCGACGAGGACATCGTGCGCCGGACCCGGCACGCGCCGAACCGGCTGCGGTTCCTGCTGGCGGCGCTGACCGAGCTCGACACCGAACTACGGGCCCGGGGCGGGCGGCTTGTGCTGCGGCGCGGGCGGACGGTCGACGTGGTCGAGCAGGTGGCGACCGAAGTCGGCGCGACCGCCGTGCACATCGCCGAGGATGTCAGCCGGTACAGCCAGAGCCGGGAAAACGCGCTGTGGGAACGGCTTTCGCAGGGCGGGTTCAAGGTGCGGACGCATGCGGCGTCGATCACCGCCGTCGATCCGGCCGACGTGAAGCCCGATACCGGCCGCGGGCACTACGCGGTGTTCACGCCGTACTTTCGGAAGTGGCTCGAGACGCCCATGCGGCGGCCGCTGCCGGCGCCCGACCGGCTCGTCGTGCCGGCGATCGCGAGCGATCCGATTCCCGACCCCGGGGACCTCTGCGAAGCGCCCGGGTCGCCCGGTCTACAGGTCGGCGGCGAGATCACCGGCCGGAAACTGCTGGCGCACTGGCTTTCCGGGCCGGTGCTCTACTACGCCGAGCGAAAGGATTCGCTGGCGATCACCGGCACCTCGGGACTGTCCCCCTACCTGCATTTCGGCTGCCTGTCAGCGGCCGAAGTGGTGTATCGCACCGATGCCGCGACCAGCGGCGGGCATGCCTTCGTCCGGCAGGTGGCCTGGCGGGACTTCCATCATCAGGTGCTGGGCGACCGGCCCGAGGTCGCGACGCACGATTACCGCTCCGAGAACAGGTCGTGGGTGCATGAGCCGGATGGTCTGGCGGCCTGGCAGGCGGGCCGCACCGGATATCCGGTGGTCGACGCGGCGATGCGACAACTGACCGAGGAAGGCTGGATGCCCGGCCGTGCACGCATGATCGCGGCCAGCTTCCTGAGCAAGACGCTGAAGGTGGATTGGCGGCTGGGCGCGGAGCACTTCGAACGCTGGCTGGTCGACGCCGATATCGCGAACAATCGCTTGAACTGGCAGTGGGTTGCCGGGACCGGCACCGATACTCGATCGAGCCGGGTATTGAATCCGCTGCGTCAGGCCGACCGGTATGACCCCGACGGGGTCTACGCGCGGCGCTGGCTGCCCGAACTCGCACACCTGCACGGTGGCGAGGTGCACCGCCCGTGGCGCGCCGACGTGCCGGGCTCGGTGTATCCCGCGCCGATCGTCGAATTCCGCGGCATGTAG
- a CDS encoding lipocalin family protein: MNSNRIQRTAAVLAGMAIAVAAAPAFAAAEPVTPVPRLDVERYLGTWQQLAAIPQPFNLVCARDTRANYSLNAGGDIAVRNSCTTWVGGGNEIAGVAKVTDPQTQAQLAVSFRGEANPRTNYVVTAIDPDYSWALVVNPERTAGFVLSRAAAPSTEQWTEIRTAIAAAGVDSCLFLTSPTTGGAEEIVPLCTR, translated from the coding sequence ATGAACAGCAATCGCATTCAGCGGACGGCGGCCGTTCTGGCCGGAATGGCGATCGCGGTGGCGGCGGCCCCCGCGTTCGCCGCGGCGGAGCCGGTGACGCCGGTGCCGCGGTTGGACGTCGAGCGCTACCTGGGTACATGGCAGCAACTCGCCGCGATTCCACAGCCGTTCAATCTCGTCTGCGCGCGCGACACCCGCGCGAACTACAGCCTGAACGCCGGCGGTGACATCGCCGTCCGGAACTCGTGCACGACCTGGGTGGGTGGCGGGAACGAGATCGCCGGGGTGGCGAAGGTGACCGACCCGCAAACTCAGGCCCAGCTGGCGGTCAGTTTTCGCGGCGAGGCCAATCCGCGCACCAATTACGTTGTGACAGCGATTGATCCGGACTATTCCTGGGCGCTGGTGGTCAATCCGGAACGCACCGCCGGGTTCGTGCTGTCGCGCGCGGCTGCCCCGAGTACCGAGCAGTGGACCGAGATCCGGACCGCCATCGCGGCCGCGGGCGTGGACTCCTGCCTGTTCCTCACCTCGCCCACCACCGGTGGCGCCGAGGAGATCGTGCCCCTGTGCACCCGCTGA